Proteins encoded within one genomic window of Macrobrachium nipponense isolate FS-2020 chromosome 9, ASM1510439v2, whole genome shotgun sequence:
- the LOC135218439 gene encoding uncharacterized protein LOC135218439, translated as MYKSTPTFTTGQELATRYWWNITQLAAAASQDIFLIVYSSMDGTDNGTKSIETYCLENERRHVTMELIEEGYDKEKLASNPSEVFFDLQLTRKVMDKVLVEDENRDILEKIRKKIRWLTYQRNEVCHEMLTSLELLNLKLKLGTLKGVLRQLYNLASQFSKINKETTDAALEFFLDELDVHRSVTTVTQYKSQRRFRHRRKRKFVESEEGSSDDDDDEESEEKNSNNSDDQWPAGKDRNSFALESENNSELSDMEEPKIGSHDLTRNLRKRNEFHLNNNRNKYVMGAPWETGDLDIYSVEENTQGNSEHKTTSYTNPYTDGTFQEIWRAQGSTICVQVGLYCSRGWQNQFENFQTVLPSGEQFMLFWQQCQCEDHCAKDKPRSSKVQFTPPKIDIRTRSKSLGRKASRYILYRQRLGRRKYRIRREKSSQAKRNLWNILDQTEMCVPEIQKGVFGNKWEDIIRREEAIVAIENWDILIAEEEWNNERWIDIQDLKVSSSDKEEESQTTEESAKEQSSTTHYSGGSDLLSSEILDCCKLKTKRIFFTSASIILLISVLAISSGMFVIVAAFLVVSLIGKVITELVNVMAVTLLLCSLGCVAFITFLIVKFLLVVLVSIIKIASVFLFFIRFCAVLEQRCSEAVQRLNRLSQ; from the coding sequence ATGTACAAAAGCACTCCAACGTTCACAACAGGACAAGAGCTGGCAACTCGATACTGGTGGAACATCACGCAGCTGGCAGCGGCTGCATCCCAAGATATCTTTCTTATCGTGTACTCCTCCATGGATGGCACTGATAATGGCACAAAAAGCATTGAGACTTACTGCCTGGAAAATGAGAGGCGGCATGTGACCATGGAACTGATCGAAGAAGGTTACGACAAGGAGAAACTCGCCTCGAACCCGAGCGAAGTTTTCTTCGACCTCCAGCTGACCCGGAAAGTTATGGACAAGGTTCTCGTGGAAGACGAAAACAGGGACATCCTTGAGAAGATCAGGAAGAAGATCAGGTGGCTGACCTACCAGCGAAACGAAGTCTGCCACGAAATGCTCACCTCCCTCGAGCTGCTCAATCTGAAATTGAAACTGGGGACGCTGAAAGGTGTTCTCCGGCAACTTTATAACCTGGCTTCCCAGTTTTcgaaaataaacaaggaaaccACAGACGCAGCTTTAGAATTCTTCTTGGATGAGTTAGATGTTCATCGATCAGTGACCACTGTAACTCAGTACAAGTCTCAAAGACGATTCAGGCACAGACGTAAAAGGAAGTTTGTTGAAAGTGAAGAAGGCAGctctgatgacgatgatgatgaagaatCAGAAGAGAAAAACAGTAATAATTCTGATGATCAATGGCCAGCTGGCAAGGACAGAAATTCTTTTGCATTGGAGAGTGAAAATAATTCTGAGTTATCTGATATGGAAGAACCTAAGATTGGTTCACATGACCTGACACGTAACCTGCGCAAACGCAATGAGTTTCATTTGAACAACAATAGAAATAAGTATGTCATGGGTGCCCCTTGGGAAACGGGAGACCTGGACATTTACAGTGTAGAAGAAAATACACAAGGAAATTCTGAGCACAAAACAACCTCTTATACAAATCCTTACACAGATGGAACCTTTCAAGAAATCTGGCGGGCACAAGGCTCAACCATTTGCGTTCAAGTAGGACTCTACTGTTCGAGGGGATGGCAAAATCAATTCGAAAATTTTCAGACAGTTTTGCCATCAGGTGAGCAATTCATGCTGTTCTGGCAACAGTGCCAGTGTGAGGATCACTGTGCGAAAGACAAGCCACGTAGTAGTAAAGTCCAGTTCACTCCCCCGAAAATAGATATCCGAACGCGTAGCAAATCCCTGGGCAGAAAGGCGTCCCGATACATCCTGTACAGGCAGCGCCTGGGCAGAAGGAAGTATAGAATCAGGAGAGAAAAATCATCTCAGGCAAAGAGAAATTTATGGAACATATTGGACCAGACTGAGATGTGTGTACCAGAAATACAAAAGGGCGTGTTTGGGAACAAATGGGAAGACATAATTCGAAGAGAAGAGGCCATTGTGGCGATTGAAAACTGGGACATCTTGATAGCAGAGGAGGAGTGGAACAACGAAAGATGGATTGACATACAAGACCTTAAGGTTTCTTCCTCAGACAAAGAAGAGGAGAGTCAGACTACTGAAGAATCTGCAAAGGAGCAGAGTAGTACTACACATTACTCAGGAGGTTCCGACTTACTTTCCTCTGAAATTCTAGATTGTtgcaaattgaaaacaaaaaggaTTTTCTTCACTTCCGCCTCTATCATCTTGCTCATCTCTGTGTTGGCAATCTCCTCTGGTATGTTTGTTATTGTGGCAGCATTTCTTGTAGTCTCTCTCATTGGAAAAGTCATCACCGAACTCGTCAATGTAATGGCTGTCACTTTACTTCTGTGCAGTCTTGGATGTGTTGCCTTTATCACATTTCTCATTGTGAAGTTTCTGCTCGTGGTGCTAGTCTCGATCATAAAAATAGCGTCAGTGTTTCTATTCTTCATCCGGTTTTGTGCAGTACTTGAACAGCGCTGTTCTGAGGCAGTGCAGAGGCTGAATCGTCTGTCTCAGTAG